The sequence ATGCCCTTCTACCCTCGGGTCGTTTACCCCATCCGGGCCCCTCTGCCAGAAGACTTTTTGAAAGCTTCCCTGGCCTACGGGATGGAGAGACCCACGTACATCACTCGCTCCCCCATTCCATCCTCCACCACTCCAAGCCCCTCTGCAAGAAGCAGCCCCGACCAAAGCCTCAAGAGCTCCAGCCCTCACAGCAGCCCGGGGAATACGGTGTCCCCTGTGGGCCCCGGCTCTCAAGAGCACCGGGACTCCTACGCTTACTTGAACGCGCCCTACGGCACGGAAGGTTTGGGCTCCTACCCTGGCTACGCACCCCTCCCTCACCTCCCGCCAGCTTTCATCCCCTCATACAACGCTCACTACCCCAAGTTCCTCTTGCCCCCCTACGGCATGAATTGTAATGGCCTGAGCGCTGTGAGCAGCATGAATGGCATCAACAACTTCGGCCTCTTCCCGAGGCTGTGCCCTGTCTACAGCAATCTCCTCGGTGGGGGCAGCCTGTCCCACCCCATGCTCAACCCCACTTCTCTCCCGGGCTCGCTGCCCTCAGATGGAGCCCGGAGGTTGCTCCAGCCGGAGCATCCCAGGGAGGTGCTTGTCCCGGCGCCCCACAGTGCCTTCTCCCTTACCGGGGCCGCCGCCAGCATGAAGGACAAGGCCTGTAGCCCCACAAGCGGGTCTCCCACGGCGGGAACAGCCGCCACGGCAGAACATGTGGTGCAGCCCAAAGCTACCTCAGCAGCGATGGCAGCCCCCAGCAGCGACGAAGCCATGaatctcattaaaaacaaaagaaacatgacCGGCTACAAGACCCTTCCCTACCCGCTGAAGAAGCAGAACGGCAAGATCAAGTACGAATGCAACGTTTGCGCCAAGACTTTCGGCCAGCTCTCCAATCTGAAGGTAGGCCTTGAGAGAGAGCAGTCCAAGGGGCTGTGAGTGCATGCTTGTGTTTGTATTTAGCTTGCTTTCCATGGGGTATCGATTGCATTTGCAGTAGTATGAGCTCCCGGTTGGGGATAGTGGGTATGGATTCTGCCTGGCTTCTGCCACTTCTAGCTCTTTGACTTTGGACAAGTGACTTCCCTTCTCCTGATTTTCTtctgaataataaaaaattaggggTTTGGACTAGAAGATTAGGTGAAACTCCCTGCTAGCCTGTGATTTTTGTGCTTTTAAGAAAAACACCATTCTGAAAACAtgaagatttcttctttttaagactGTCTTGATGCTTTTCTTAAGATACTTGCATCAACACTTGAGTCTTGGAGCAGAAATGTTAGGTCTCAGAGCCAGCTTGAGAGCAGAGCTAACACATGTGGCTTCTTCCCAGGTCCACCTGAGAGTGCACAGTGGAGAACGGCCTTTCAAATGTCAGACTTGCAACAAGGGCTTTACTCAGCTCGCCCACCTGCAGAAACACTACCTGGTACACACGGGAGAAAAGCCACATGAATGCCAGGTGCGCAGTATTTTCTGGGTAGACCTTCTGACCTTTGTAGAAAATGTCTGTGAGTCACCCTCCCATGTCCTATATAGCCCGTAGTTAAAGCCAACACCAGATTCTGCCTTGTCCCATCCTGGGCTGCTGGCACCATGGGCCTTCCCAGTACTCTGTATCTGCTGATGACTTGAGATGGCACAGCCAGCTTCCAGTGGGTGGGAAAATGATAGGGGAAATAAACAGCCCCTCGTGTGCCGTGTGCCCACATCCCCCTGTTTGCTTAATACCACACTGGAGGTGCCACAAGGAGGCTTCTCACCTCCTAGGTTGCTGGGCGTTGGCCTGTAAGCCTGCCCCTCCCATTGGCAACTCTTAATCTTCTGGCCTTCCTGTCTCCCTTCCCTGCTGTCTCTCTCCCCTGCACCGTAGGTCTGCCACAAGCGATTTAGCAGCACCAGCAATCTCAAGACCCACCTGCGACTCCATTCTGGAGAGAAACCGTACCAATGCAAGGTGTGCCCTGCCAAGTTCACCCAGTTTGTGCACCTGAAACTGCACAAGCGTCTGCACACCCGGGAGCGGCCCCACAAGTGCTCCCAGTGCCACAAGAACTACATCCATCTCTGTAGCCTCAAGGTTCACCTGAAAGGGAACTGCGCTGCGGCCCCGGCGCCCGGGCTGCCCTCGGAAGATCTGACCCGAATCAATGAAGAAATCGAGAAGTTTGACATCAGTGACAATGCTGACCGGCTCGAGGACGTGGAGGATGACATCAGTGTGATCTCTGTAGTGGAGAAGGAAATTCTGGCCGtggtcagaaaagagaaagaagaaactggCCTGAAAGTGTCTTTGCAAAGAAACATGGGGAATGGACTCCTCTCCTCAGGGTGCAGCCTTTATGAGTCATCAGATCTACCCCTCATGAAGTTGCCTCCCAGCAACCCACTACCTCTGGTACCTGTAAAGGTCAAACAAGAAACAGTCGAACCAATGGATCCTTAAGATTTTCAGAAAACACTTATTTGGTTTCTTAAGTTATGACTTGGTGAGTCAGGGTGCCTGTAGGAAGTTGCTTGTACATAATCCCAGCTCTGCAAAGCTCTCTCGACAACAAATGGTTTCCCCTCACCTCTGGAATTAAAGAAGGAACTCCAAAGTTACTGAAATCTCAGGGCACGAACAAGGCAaaggccatatatatatatatatatatatatatatatatatatatatatatatatacacacatattatatatacttatttacaCCTGTGTCTATATATTTGCCCCTgtgtattttgaatatttgtgtGGATATGTTTGCATAGCCTTCCCATTACTAAGACTATTACCTAgtcataattattttttcaatgatAATCCTTCATAATTTATTATACAATTTATCATTCAGAAAGCAATAATTAAAAAAGTTTACAATGACTGGAAAGATTCCTTGTAATTTgagtataaatgtatttttgtctTGTGGCTATTCTTTGTAGATAATTTCTGCACATCTGTATAAGTACCTAAGATTTAGTTAAACAAATATATGACTTCAGTCAACCTCTCTCTCTAATAATGGTTTGAAAATGAGGTTTGGGTAATTGCCAGTGTTGGACAGTTGATGTGTTCATACCTGGGATCCTATCATTTGAACAGCATTGTACATAACTTGGGGGTATGTGTGCAGAATTACCCAAGAATAACTTaagtaaaagaaacaagaaagggaATCTTGTATGTTTTTGTTGATAGTTCATGTTTTTCCCCCAGCCACAATTTTACCGGAAGGGTGACAGGAAGGTTTTACCAACCTGTCTCTCCCTCCAAAAGAGCAGAATCTTCTCACTGCCCTGTCCTCCCCACCGAGTCCTGTGGCCATTCAGAGCGGCCACACGACTTTTGCATCCATTGTATTATCAGAaaatgtgaagaagaaaaaatgccATGTTTTAAAACCACTGCAATATTTTCCCCAAAGCATAGGCGGCTTTGTGTGTGTGCGGTTTGGGGGCTTGAGTCTGGGtggtgttttgttgttggtttttgttgctttttttttttttttttttttttaaatgtcaaaattgCACAAACATGGTGCTCTACCAGGAAGGATTCGAGGTAGATGATAGGCTGAGGCcacactttaaaaacaaacacacaaaccacAAAAAACGGGTATTCTAGTCATACTGGGGTAAAAGCGGGTAATGAACATTCCTATCCCCAACAcatcaattgtattttttctgtaaaactCAGATTTTCCTCAGTAtttgtgtttttacattttatggtTAATTTAATGGAAGATGAAAGGGCATTGCAAAGTTGTTCTGCAACAGTTACCTCATTGAGTGTGTCCAGTAGTGCAGGAAATGATGTCTTATCTAATGATTTGCTTCTCTAGAGGAGAAACCGAGTAAATGTGCTCCAGCAAGATAGACTTTGTGTCATTCTATCTTTTATTCTGCTAAGCCCAAAGATTACATGTTGGTGTTCAAAGTGTAGCAAAAAatgatgtatatttataaatctaTTTATACCActatatcatatgtatatatatttataaccacTTAAATTGTGAGCCAAGCCATGTAAAAGATCTACTTTTTCTAAgggcaaaaaaatacaaaaaaaaaagaacaatcctTTCTGAGACTTTGCTTAATACTTGGTGACCTCACAATCACGTCGGTATGATTGGGCACCCTTGCCTACTGTAAGAGACCCTAAAACCTTGGTGCACTAGTGGGGACCACAAAACAACCGGGGAGGAAGAGATACATCATTTTTTAGTATTAAGGACCATCTAAGACGGCTCTATTTTTTTTTGCCACTTTATGATTATGTGGTCACACCCaagtcacagaaataaaaaactgaCTTTACCActgtaatttttctctttccctccttacTAAATACTGATACATCACTCTTCAAtctattttctaattatatttgacattttgtTCACATCAACTAATGTTCACCTGCAGAAGAGAACAAATTTCGAATAGTCCAGGGAAACCCAAGAGCCTTACTGGTCTTCTGTAACTTCCAAGACTGACAGCTTTTTATGTATCAGTGTTTGATAAACACAGTCCTTAACTGAAGGTAAACCAAAGCATCACGTTGACATTAGACCAAACACTTTTGATTCCCAACTACtcgtttgttctttttctcctttcgTGCTTTCCCGTAGTGAGAATTTTTATAAAGACTTCTTGCTTCTCTCACCATCCATCCTTCTCTTTTCTGCCTCTTACATGTGAATGTTGAGCCCACAATCAacagtggttttatttttttcctctactcAAAGTTAAAACTGACCAAAGTTACTGGCTTTTTACTTTGCTAGAACAACAAACTATCTTATGTTTACATACTGGTTTACAATGTTATTTATGTGCAAATTgtcaaaatgtaaattaaatataaatgttcaTGCTTTACCAAAATTTGTCTAGTGTCTTGAGTGAAGGATCAGTGAGCGACATCTTCTGCATACTGTACAGATGGCACCGGACCAAATTTTGAGCACAATGCAATTTGCCTCTCCCCTGCCGCCACCCCTGTTCTTCAGCAGCACCCTCTGGGATGCCCTGATCTCCCCCGGCTCCTTCCAGGAGTATATTTGTGCATGATCTGACAGCATCGATCTGTCTCTCATAACTAAGATTTTTCTTTATGAACTATAAAAATGTTCTCTAAGGGCGGCATTTCAAGCATCAGCCAGTAAGTGGGAGACGATTTGTTTGCTTTGtgaacttttacattttatttcgtCAATGGACATGGGGTGGTGAGCGGATAAGGAGGACTAGGATCACTTCCAGAAATGCCCTACTAGCTTGTGCcagtctgtgtgcgtgtgtggagACTCAGCGCACTTATGGGTGTGGGGCCCTGGGAAGCTGGGTCAGGGAACACTTTGCCCATTGGTGACAGCAGCTTCAGTAGCTTCCTCTGGGCAGGCCATGGGGAGTGCCCTACAACCCATGTTTACTCCTTCACATGTAAGTACATTTGCTATTTGCTacttgtcctttttttttgagaccagtttttgctctgccacccaggctggaatgcagtggaacgatGATGTCTTACTGCAGCAtttatctcccaggctcaagccatcctcccacctcatcctcccgagtagttgggactacagatgcgtgcccccaggcccagctgattttgtttgtttttggtagaggcaatctcactatgttgcccagactggtctccaactcctggactcaagcaatcctcctgctttggcctcccaaagtgctggtattacatgcatgagccactgcacctagcctactTGTGCATTTAAAACAAGTTTCCAGAAAGCTACTTTCCCAGAATCTGAGCATTGTTAGTGTGAGAGCCAGGTATCTTGGTAGTATGACCACGTGGTCCTATGTGATGGGAACAAGTCTACGTGCTTAGCCATTCACGCTCCAGAAACTAACCTGTCACCAGAGAAAAGGCTCACATAAATTTGAGTCTCATTTGATAGATGTAAGTAGGAGATGCTTCTAGAAAAGTGATAGTGCATTCactgaaaagaaaatctaaaa is a genomic window of Pongo pygmaeus isolate AG05252 chromosome 5, NHGRI_mPonPyg2-v2.0_pri, whole genome shotgun sequence containing:
- the PRDM1 gene encoding PR domain zinc finger protein 1 isoform X1 translates to MTPGILGHWTVCPEHFSAMRGKARDCSEAAPKCNSSAVRFQGLAEGIKGTMKMDMEDADMTLWTEAEFEEKCTYIVNDHPWDSGADGGTSVQAEASLPRNLLFKYATNSEEVIGVMSKEYIPKGTRFGPLIGEIYTNDTVPKNANRKYFWRIYSRGELHHFIDGFNEEKSNWMRYVNPAHSPREQNLAACQNGMNIYFYTIKPIPANQELLVWYCRDFAERLHYPYPGELTMMNLTQTQSNLKQPSTEKNELCPKNVPKREYSVKEILKLDSNPSKGKDLCRSNISPLTSEKDLDDFRRHGSPEMPFYPRVVYPIRAPLPEDFLKASLAYGMERPTYITRSPIPSSTTPSPSARSSPDQSLKSSSPHSSPGNTVSPVGPGSQEHRDSYAYLNAPYGTEGLGSYPGYAPLPHLPPAFIPSYNAHYPKFLLPPYGMNCNGLSAVSSMNGINNFGLFPRLCPVYSNLLGGGSLSHPMLNPTSLPGSLPSDGARRLLQPEHPREVLVPAPHSAFSLTGAAASMKDKACSPTSGSPTAGTAATAEHVVQPKATSAAMAAPSSDEAMNLIKNKRNMTGYKTLPYPLKKQNGKIKYECNVCAKTFGQLSNLKVHLRVHSGERPFKCQTCNKGFTQLAHLQKHYLVHTGEKPHECQVCHKRFSSTSNLKTHLRLHSGEKPYQCKVCPAKFTQFVHLKLHKRLHTRERPHKCSQCHKNYIHLCSLKVHLKGNCAAAPAPGLPSEDLTRINEEIEKFDISDNADRLEDVEDDISVISVVEKEILAVVRKEKEETGLKVSLQRNMGNGLLSSGCSLYESSDLPLMKLPPSNPLPLVPVKVKQETVEPMDP
- the PRDM1 gene encoding PR domain zinc finger protein 1 isoform X3: MRRAAPKCNSSAVRFQGLAEGIKGTMKMDMEDADMTLWTEAEFEEKCTYIVNDHPWDSGADGGTSVQAEASLPRNLLFKYATNSEEVIGVMSKEYIPKGTRFGPLIGEIYTNDTVPKNANRKYFWRIYSRGELHHFIDGFNEEKSNWMRYVNPAHSPREQNLAACQNGMNIYFYTIKPIPANQELLVWYCRDFAERLHYPYPGELTMMNLTQTQSNLKQPSTEKNELCPKNVPKREYSVKEILKLDSNPSKGKDLCRSNISPLTSEKDLDDFRRHGSPEMPFYPRVVYPIRAPLPEDFLKASLAYGMERPTYITRSPIPSSTTPSPSARSSPDQSLKSSSPHSSPGNTVSPVGPGSQEHRDSYAYLNAPYGTEGLGSYPGYAPLPHLPPAFIPSYNAHYPKFLLPPYGMNCNGLSAVSSMNGINNFGLFPRLCPVYSNLLGGGSLSHPMLNPTSLPGSLPSDGARRLLQPEHPREVLVPAPHSAFSLTGAAASMKDKACSPTSGSPTAGTAATAEHVVQPKATSAAMAAPSSDEAMNLIKNKRNMTGYKTLPYPLKKQNGKIKYECNVCAKTFGQLSNLKVHLRVHSGERPFKCQTCNKGFTQLAHLQKHYLVHTGEKPHECQVCHKRFSSTSNLKTHLRLHSGEKPYQCKVCPAKFTQFVHLKLHKRLHTRERPHKCSQCHKNYIHLCSLKVHLKGNCAAAPAPGLPSEDLTRINEEIEKFDISDNADRLEDVEDDISVISVVEKEILAVVRKEKEETGLKVSLQRNMGNGLLSSGCSLYESSDLPLMKLPPSNPLPLVPVKVKQETVEPMDP
- the PRDM1 gene encoding PR domain zinc finger protein 1 isoform X2 — encoded protein: MLDICLEKRVGTTLAAPKCNSSAVRFQGLAEGIKGTMKMDMEDADMTLWTEAEFEEKCTYIVNDHPWDSGADGGTSVQAEASLPRNLLFKYATNSEEVIGVMSKEYIPKGTRFGPLIGEIYTNDTVPKNANRKYFWRIYSRGELHHFIDGFNEEKSNWMRYVNPAHSPREQNLAACQNGMNIYFYTIKPIPANQELLVWYCRDFAERLHYPYPGELTMMNLTQTQSNLKQPSTEKNELCPKNVPKREYSVKEILKLDSNPSKGKDLCRSNISPLTSEKDLDDFRRHGSPEMPFYPRVVYPIRAPLPEDFLKASLAYGMERPTYITRSPIPSSTTPSPSARSSPDQSLKSSSPHSSPGNTVSPVGPGSQEHRDSYAYLNAPYGTEGLGSYPGYAPLPHLPPAFIPSYNAHYPKFLLPPYGMNCNGLSAVSSMNGINNFGLFPRLCPVYSNLLGGGSLSHPMLNPTSLPGSLPSDGARRLLQPEHPREVLVPAPHSAFSLTGAAASMKDKACSPTSGSPTAGTAATAEHVVQPKATSAAMAAPSSDEAMNLIKNKRNMTGYKTLPYPLKKQNGKIKYECNVCAKTFGQLSNLKVHLRVHSGERPFKCQTCNKGFTQLAHLQKHYLVHTGEKPHECQVCHKRFSSTSNLKTHLRLHSGEKPYQCKVCPAKFTQFVHLKLHKRLHTRERPHKCSQCHKNYIHLCSLKVHLKGNCAAAPAPGLPSEDLTRINEEIEKFDISDNADRLEDVEDDISVISVVEKEILAVVRKEKEETGLKVSLQRNMGNGLLSSGCSLYESSDLPLMKLPPSNPLPLVPVKVKQETVEPMDP
- the PRDM1 gene encoding PR domain zinc finger protein 1 isoform X4 codes for the protein MKMDMEDADMTLWTEAEFEEKCTYIVNDHPWDSGADGGTSVQAEASLPRNLLFKYATNSEEVIGVMSKEYIPKGTRFGPLIGEIYTNDTVPKNANRKYFWRIYSRGELHHFIDGFNEEKSNWMRYVNPAHSPREQNLAACQNGMNIYFYTIKPIPANQELLVWYCRDFAERLHYPYPGELTMMNLTQTQSNLKQPSTEKNELCPKNVPKREYSVKEILKLDSNPSKGKDLCRSNISPLTSEKDLDDFRRHGSPEMPFYPRVVYPIRAPLPEDFLKASLAYGMERPTYITRSPIPSSTTPSPSARSSPDQSLKSSSPHSSPGNTVSPVGPGSQEHRDSYAYLNAPYGTEGLGSYPGYAPLPHLPPAFIPSYNAHYPKFLLPPYGMNCNGLSAVSSMNGINNFGLFPRLCPVYSNLLGGGSLSHPMLNPTSLPGSLPSDGARRLLQPEHPREVLVPAPHSAFSLTGAAASMKDKACSPTSGSPTAGTAATAEHVVQPKATSAAMAAPSSDEAMNLIKNKRNMTGYKTLPYPLKKQNGKIKYECNVCAKTFGQLSNLKVHLRVHSGERPFKCQTCNKGFTQLAHLQKHYLVHTGEKPHECQVCHKRFSSTSNLKTHLRLHSGEKPYQCKVCPAKFTQFVHLKLHKRLHTRERPHKCSQCHKNYIHLCSLKVHLKGNCAAAPAPGLPSEDLTRINEEIEKFDISDNADRLEDVEDDISVISVVEKEILAVVRKEKEETGLKVSLQRNMGNGLLSSGCSLYESSDLPLMKLPPSNPLPLVPVKVKQETVEPMDP
- the PRDM1 gene encoding PR domain zinc finger protein 1 isoform X5 produces the protein MEKIYSRGELHHFIDGFNEEKSNWMRYVNPAHSPREQNLAACQNGMNIYFYTIKPIPANQELLVWYCRDFAERLHYPYPGELTMMNLTQTQSNLKQPSTEKNELCPKNVPKREYSVKEILKLDSNPSKGKDLCRSNISPLTSEKDLDDFRRHGSPEMPFYPRVVYPIRAPLPEDFLKASLAYGMERPTYITRSPIPSSTTPSPSARSSPDQSLKSSSPHSSPGNTVSPVGPGSQEHRDSYAYLNAPYGTEGLGSYPGYAPLPHLPPAFIPSYNAHYPKFLLPPYGMNCNGLSAVSSMNGINNFGLFPRLCPVYSNLLGGGSLSHPMLNPTSLPGSLPSDGARRLLQPEHPREVLVPAPHSAFSLTGAAASMKDKACSPTSGSPTAGTAATAEHVVQPKATSAAMAAPSSDEAMNLIKNKRNMTGYKTLPYPLKKQNGKIKYECNVCAKTFGQLSNLKVHLRVHSGERPFKCQTCNKGFTQLAHLQKHYLVHTGEKPHECQVCHKRFSSTSNLKTHLRLHSGEKPYQCKVCPAKFTQFVHLKLHKRLHTRERPHKCSQCHKNYIHLCSLKVHLKGNCAAAPAPGLPSEDLTRINEEIEKFDISDNADRLEDVEDDISVISVVEKEILAVVRKEKEETGLKVSLQRNMGNGLLSSGCSLYESSDLPLMKLPPSNPLPLVPVKVKQETVEPMDP